The Corvus cornix cornix isolate S_Up_H32 chromosome 15, ASM73873v5, whole genome shotgun sequence genome includes the window cgTGGCTGCCAAGGACATTggctggccaggctgctgtgcAACTGCCCAGAGATTTAATCCAGGACGGTGAGATCGGCTGTGGGCCCAGGCACTGAAACTCCCCGGGTGTGTTTGTAGGTTTGGATTCAGCTCATAGGTTGGTTGGAGACGGTGTGGTGGCTGCAGAGCCTCCCACAAAGCTGCTCCTGGACAGGGAAGGCTGGAGGTGGGAGCAGATCCTGCGAGTGGGATAGAGgggtgccaggagctggatctGCTCCATGGTGCACAGAAGTTCCTAAGGAACGTGGGTGTCACCTCTGTCCCTTGAGCCCTGCCTTGTCCTAGGCTCAGGGGTTGCAGCTGGGACCCCTTTGGGACAGTGCCAGGGGGTGCCTGGTCACCCCACTGACCTTCCTGGTCCCTGAATGGtgctgggcaccctgggccCTGCTCCGTGCCACACTCTGGCCACTGGGACTGGCTCCAACCCATCCCATAGCTCAGCCTTGAGGAGGCTTTGGGGTCTCTGCACCTGGCAGGGCTTAGAATGAAACACTGAATAAAGAACTTGTGCCAGGCCAGGCCAAGGGAATGGTTGGATCTGGAGGGAGCACTGATAAGGAAAGGATGGGCAGTGACCAGGCTGGGGGCAGGAAAGACAGCCCATAGCTCTGGAAGTCTCTTAGCCCAAACCCTCCATGtttccagtgctgtgtttgAGCTGGCTTTCAGCCTGTCATGGATGAAATTCCAGCTTGTGCTTTACCAAGCAAACAGTCTTGGCCAGAGCTCGGCCCAGAGGCACTGGCAGGACCTGGCTCTGCCAGGTGAGGAGCAACATCAGCATGGGATGGCCGGGATGGAGGGACACGGCCAGAGCCCTTTGATCCACTGCTGCTCCCATTTCCCAGGGTACTCCCCTGGTGTGGTGGCTGACAGCATCTCTCCCCACCTTAGATCACGATCTACGAGCTGGAGAATTTCCAGGGCAAAAGGTGTGAGCTGACAGAGGAGCTCCCCAACATCACCGagaaggagatggagaaggTGGGCTCCATCCAGGTGGAGTCTGGCCCGTAAGTCTAGGGTGGAGAAGGTGGAGCAGCCCCGGGGGGTGGCAGGGAGAGCATCCCCCTGACGCTGGGGTCCCACAGGTGGCTGGGCTTCGAGCGCCAGGCCTACGCCGGGGAGCAGTTCGTGCTGGAGAAGGGCGACTACCCCCGCTGGGACTCCTGGTCCAACAGCCACAGCAGCGACAGCCTGATGTCCATCCGGCCCCTCCAGATTGTGAgtagggctgtgctggggtggccACTGgggactgcagggctgggggcagccccTGATCCGCCCTTTCCCCCAGGACAGCGCCGACCACAAGATCCACCTGTTTGAGAACGTGGGATACACCGGGCGGAAGATGGAGATCGTGGATGACGACGTCCCCAGCCTCTGGGCCCACGGCTTCCAGGACCGCGTGGCCAGTGTCAAGGCCCTGAACGGAACGTAAGgatggggacacaggggacaccCCAACAGGTTCCTGTCCGTGGCACCGTGCTTGGTCCCCCCAGGGTGGTGGCAGGGGTGCCTGGCACAGCCGctgcagcggggctggggcagctgctcccacGGTGCTGCTCATGCCCATTGtgtccctttttcccttcccactgccGCCTTTTCCCTGGCCCACAGGGAGTAATGGGGACCATGGCAGTGTCCCTGGGGCTGCGTGATGGCTCCTTGCCCTAACCCATCACCAGAGCAGTGGAGCTGTGCTCCCTTCTGGACTCTCCATCCCCTCCTGGCACACGGCATTTCCCACCTGGGCgctgtggctgcagcctgtgcGGTGGCACTTGGTGACACAggagcagccccggggcagCACCACCTGGCTGTGGCAGGCAAAGACACGGGcactgggatggggatggggacgctgcccctgctccaggggaTGTGAGGGTGTGGGGTGGGCACTGCTGAGCGCCACCTCGGTCCCCACAGGTGGGTGGGCTACGAGTACCCCGGGTACCGGGGCCGCCAGCACGTCTTCGAGAAGGGCGAGTACCGGCACTGGAACGAGTGGGACGCCAACCAGCCCCTCATCCAGTCCGTGCGCCGCGTGCGGGACCAGCAGTGGCACCAGCGGGGCTCCTTCGAGAACAGCTGAGGGACCCCGAGCTCCCGCCGGGGCCGCTCGCGGGGTCCCCCGGCTGATGCCGTGACCGTGGTGATTTTTGTGCAAAAACCTCAATAAAGCTCTGAGCTGGAGGCTGCCGGGGCCTGCCTGgtcctgggctgggggaggtcggggaggggggcagggggatggggatggggcCATGGCCGCACCCAGCACCCCCCGCacagggcagagggggaagTGCCAGTGTTTGCAGTGTTACATAaaggctgcagctttccaaaAATAACCCCCGGTGCTGCCGCGTCAGGGTTTTTCCAGCGCCTctgtccctttccacagcatctcctgcccGCTCCCAGGGCGGGCGGCcaggcccagggcagggagggggccgggggggACGTGCGGAGTGGCCACCCCTGGGTCGTGCCAGGCCCTGTGCGCTCCGAAGGGGGCTCATCCCGTGGTGGGATGGCTGTGcccaaccccagctccctgcagggtctccagcctgtccccaaggAAGTTTCCCACAGTCCTGGGGTGGTTTCTCCTGGGGGATGAGCTCTGACACGGAGGGGCTGTTCTGGGGGCAGAGGTGAGGGGTTGAGGGGTGCCacactgccctgccctggcactgcccttGCACAGGGACACCGTGGGCACACTCGGGGacccacagggctggggacagagatGGGAGATGGGCTCAAGACCACCCGAGGGCTTCGTGCAGGTCCCTGAGCAACCCCTCCGGAGCTTTTCCCTTCGGGCGGGGGTTGGCGGCTGTGAAAGGCGAGTGCCTGGCCCCGAGTGGCGAAAGCTGCTTCCAGAACAGTCGCTGGGGCTGCCACGGCTGCGGCACCGCCACCGCCTGGGGCTGGGATGAGCGGGAATCCAGCCCGGCAGAGCCAAGGGAGGGAATCACAGGAGCCGTGCTGAGCACCGTGTCAGCCCCATGCTGTGGTGCTGAGAGGACGGGatgtggctgcagggctgcagtgccCTGCACTGGGACCTGGGACAGGTCCGTGAGGGTCCAGGGCTCGGGACCTCAATGGATTTACCCAGGAGATGGGGACGGCAATGCTGGGTCcctctgtggggctgcagcaggaggcacagggaagagaggaggacTCCAGGGTTGGGAATGCTGGAAACTCTTGATCTGGCCTGTCCGTGGCCTGATGGGTTCCTTGCAGAGCTGCACGGTCATCTTGGCCCCTCTGGCCCCACAAACCCCATTGCCCAGAGCCGGGGCAGCTGCAGACCCCAGGGACTGACCCCCCCACATGTCACTTCCAGGGCAGGCTCTGTGACAACACCCTGTGGCTGACCCTGCGTGCAGCCGTcctggggcaggggatggggcagaggTGACCCCGGGGGGGGGGGTTGCAGCCCATCACCTCCTGTGGGACCCCCGGGAGGTGCAGTGTGAGGGAGGGAGCAGGCCTGGGGTCTGTTCGAGCTGGGTGACACTTGCTGGGGTCAGCTCCTCTGTGGGGTGAGgagggctgtgggtgctgcacCGCACCCAGGGAGTCTGACAGAGTCTGTCCCCCCTTTGCCACAGCCAccctcagcccccagccctgagcagcctcctGGGACAATGCCAGCAAAGGGGCTTCGCTGCTGCCCTCGgcccccagctcagccctggcacatcccagccACGGGGACGTGTCCCACACTCAGCCCCTCATGACCTCAGCTTTGTCCCGCTCTCACAGAGGGCccccttgctgctgctcccactgccctgtggggctggggtgcTTCTCAGGGACCCCAAAAAGGCGGGGGTAACGCGGGAGGAGCCCAACACCCAACACCGATGCTCAGGCCCACGGTGCTGCCTGggtgctgccctgctgcagctgcccccagcccctgcccagcccctgcccatgCCCGAAGCCCCGGGCCGGTGTCGGGAAGGGGCTCCCGCGGTGCCCCCGGCGCTGGCACGGCCGCGGGCGCTCCCTCCCCGGGCCGCAGACGGGCAAAGCCAGACGTTCACCAGCGCTTTGAGGCGTTTTATCGCGCATGGAAAGAGCCGAGCTCAGCAGCTCCGGCGGCGGCTGCCGGGCTGTCGGGGGGATCAAGTCTCTGGCCCCGAAACGCCTGAagcggggctggcggggctTTGTTGGCCAGGGCCGCCCCGGCTCTTGGCACGCGTTCGGCTGATGCTTGCAAACTCCAAATCTCCTCGCCACCAACCCGACAAAGCGGGTGACTCGAATGTGACAGGTAATGAAATAACTCGGGCTTGGTGCTCGGGCAGACAAAGGCTGCGGCGGATCAGCTGACCCTGGTTTTCATTGGGGTTTAATCCAGCATTCTCGCTTTGAATCAGGCTTTAACTATTTTGTAAATAGTTTTGGCACCACTCTGCTGCAGCTCGGTATAAATTCCACCTCCCGGCCCCAGCCCGTCACTGGCTCAAGCGGGTACTGGTATAACTGGTAAGACTTTGCTATTTGTTGTCCTCTCTTTTGCCGTAGCCTCCTCCCGATCCCCGGGGCCGGGATCTCTTCCCGGTGCCAGCGGGGTGTGGGCACGCAGCGGCTGAGCCGGGGACAGTCCCGTCCCTGCAGCCCAAAGCAGGACATCACCACCCGGCCATGGCTCCGTTTCTTTATGTCAGGAATGAGCCGTTTTCACCTGTTTTGGAGCTGCTCAGATACTGAGGGCCCCGCTGGGCTTGAGGACGGGGCTCCTTCCAAGGagtggcagtgccaggcagagTAGGGAGGGCTCGGCACAGGCTCctcggggctggggctggcggGGGGGAGCCCCGGGGCTTCTCTCCATCACCCTTTCAAGCACCCGCGTGGGACAGGAACTCTCAGCTGCTACTTGctggacagggacagcaggaaaagcctcGACCATAGGGGCTGGGTTCCACTGGGAATGATTTGGGAATTCCCTGGGCTCACAGTTCCCAGTGCTGGAGAAGCCGGGCAGGTCCCAAGGACCAttgcctgtgctctgccacGAGCCTGGGGAGGTTTGGGGTGCTGAGCAGCCCTAAGCAGGGTTTGTCCCTGACAACCCCAGCCTGAGCCCATCCTGCTGCGAGCCCTGGTCCCAACACCCTCTTCCCCGGGCGAACTGCAGGGTACGGACAGGGGCACGGACACAGGGCATGAACGCGGGGCTCTGAGCATGGTCCCCAGTGTGTCCTCAGTGGCAGCTTTTAACATGCTGAGCTTCCCTCCCAAGGCAGCAGACAACCCAGCTGATGATGGCTTCCGAGCACCAAATGCCAGcctccaagcagcagcaagcCAGCTCCAAGGTCAGTGTGAgactgcccagccctgcagaggggcCAGGGCACTCTCAGCCTCACTGGGTGCCCAAATCATACCCTGAGACACcgctggcagcagctgagctccccTTGCCAGCACCCCCAGTACCCCTGGCTGGTGCCAAGCGCGGCCGGCTGCGCTGCtgagctgtttgcagcaggaCGAGGGGATGGGGAACGGGGTTTTTCTGGCATCCTGCAGCCTCAGTGCAGGTGGAGCGGGTGGGAACAGATCAAGCGCTGATCTCCCACCACCGCTGCAGACACAGCAGATCTGTCCCCACTGCCCGCTGACCCCTGAGATCAGTGCTGAGCTGGCGGCCCTGGGGCTGTCCCCGAGCTGTCCCCGGGTGTCTGGGTCGCAGTGTCCCGCTGGTGGCTGCGGCGCTCCAACCACAACCCAAGTCCCTCAGCTGTTTGATGCCCGCTGTGAGTGTGGGCATCCCTCTACCAGGGGCACTGGGACAGTGCTGGCAGGGGCTCGGGGGCACCCGTGAGTGAGAGCTGCATCCCCAGAGGGATGGGAGCGGTGGCTTGCACTCACAGACTCCTTAAAACCCTCTGGAGTGCAGTTTTGGGAGAGTGAGAGGTCTGGGCTGCTGCAGATGTGCTGCCCAGTGGCCGGGAACAGCGTGTGCCCCCCGCAGTGGCAGCAGGGCCGGGGTGACCTCCACACTGAGGTCCTGCTCTCTTCCAGATTGCCATCTTCGAGCAGGAGAACTTCCAGGGCCGCTGCCATGAGCTCAGCGGGGCCTGCCCCAACCTGAAGGAAGCCGGCGTGGACAAAGTGGGCTCCATCCTGGTGCACTCCGGACCGTACGTGAGGGGCTCTGGGGGCCAGGcggggggtgggagggaaggggctggggaggaggggtcTCCCCGCTGCCACACCCGCATCGCACCCCGAATTTCTTGTGGCcaacacagctgagctgctcgCCCACCTCACCCCAGTGAGTGCCCGGTGCCAGGGGGTGCCAGCAGGTGAGCAGGGGGACACAGTGGGTGAACAGAGGGTGACAGCATCGCCTGGACAGGCTGATAACCCCCACTCAGTGACAGGGAGACTGGAGGGGTGTGGGTATGGGCACAGATCACTCAGCGTTACCCCCAGTTTGGTTTCCTTCCCTTTGGGTACAGGGACAGGTGAGACTGGGACCCCCCTGGTGCCCGCTCCCCGCCTGCTGGCCCTGTGTGTGCTCTCCAAGCCACGGGCTCCGGGCAAGGGAGAGCTCCTGAAAAGCCCCTGGAGGGttccctgcctgcacccagcagtgctgctcccagaaTAACGGGGCAGCTGCCGAGCGCCCTGGTaggagcacagccccagctgggacATTTGGGTGATCCTGTGGGTCCCCAGGGACCAAGGACGGGTGGCCACCACGTCGGAGCGTCCCCAGTGGGAAGCCCTGcggtggcactgccagcagagaCGCGCGGGCTGGCCGGAGGCACCGCAGCCTCGCCCGCTCCCGGCTGGCACCTCCCTGGCACCTCTCCCTTCCTGGCGGGGCGCAGGGGACACGGGTGGGGCTCAGCCCCGGGCGCTCGCCGGGGGCGATGCCAGGGGCCGGTCCCCGCGCCGCTGCCCCCTCTGAAGCGCGTCCCCTGCTCTCTTCCAGCTGGGTGGGCTACGAGCAGGCAAGCTGTAAAGGGGAGCAGTTTGTGTTTGAGAAGGGGGAGTACCCCCGCTGGGACTCCTGGACCAACAGCCGGAGAAGCGACAGCATCACTTCCCTGAGACCCATCAAAGTGGTGAGAGCACCCAGACAGCCACTACCCACCCGCCAGACCAAGGTCTGCAGCCAGAAGTCTTCCCCAGCCTTCCCCCgccctccccagccccgcgGGCGGAGGGGCACCCCCTCCTGCGCACCCTCGCCCCAGCCCTCGGGGCCCGGGGAGCCGTGGGGGGGTCGGAGGGGGCGCGGGGACGGGGGCAGTGGCAGGTGACCCCAGAGCGGAGGACGTCTGCTGGTAAGTCTGGCAGTGCCCGCGCAGGCAGCGGCTCTCTGAGCTGGATGGAGGGATGCGGAGCACCCCCGGCATCGGTGGGAGCGGCGGCACAAGGTGCCGGCCCTGGCCTCGGTTTCCCCATagccctgggctctgccccccctgcccagccccgcggGGCCGGCAGCCGCTGACCCCCGTCTCTGCTCTCCCGGCTGCAGGACAGCCAGGAGCACAAGATCGTGCTGTACGAAAACCCCAGCTTCACCGGCAAGAAGATCGAAATCATAGACGACGATGTGCCCAGCTTCCACGCACACGGCTACCAGGAGAAGGTCTCATCCGTGCGGGTGCAGAGCGGCACGTGAGTaccgggggcggccgggggggGATCCCGGAGCATCCCCACGGGGCTGGGCTCTGCCGGGTGATGGTTGGGGTGTGTGTGATGTATGACCCCCCCTCCGCTTGCCTTGGCAGGTGGGTGGGATACCAGTACCCTGGCTACCGGGGCTACCAGTACCTGTTTGAAAAGGGGGACTACAAGGACAGCTCAGACTTCGGCGCTCAGCACCCCCAGATCCAGTCGGTCAGGCGTATCCGGGACATGCAGTGGCACCAGCGCGGTGCTTACCACCCCACCAACTAAAGCCCCCGGCCCGTGCCGGGGCGCGGGGAGCGGAGCAAGCGTTCCCCCGGCCGCCGCTGTGCCCCCGCGGCCTCGCCTCCCGCCTCCCCCCGTGTGATGCACACGCTGCCGAAGCAACTCAATAAAGCTTGGAGTTTCAAAGTCCCAGCTCTACCCCTTCATTCCCGGCGCGCAGAGAAGTCGGGGTGCCCGTCCTGGCCCCCCGCGCTCCTGGGTGGGGGAGGGGGTCCCATGGCCGCACCCCCGATGCTCTCAGTGCCACCCACCGCCGGTGCCATCGGTGCTGCCAGGTCACCGAAGTGTCGGGGGTGAGGGAGGTGACCTGGGGCTCAGCGGGAGGGTCGGGGACTGCTCACCCTGTGCGGACCTGGGGCGTCCGGCCCCAGCGCGGTGGCTCTGGGgctcagccctgtcctggggtcACATCCTGCTGCGGCCGACAAAGGTGTCCCCGGAGCACCGGGTGCTCAGGCGGATGCCGCAAATGCTGGGGGCGGGGATTGGCCCTCTCGGTCGGGGCACCTCCAATCCGAATAATGGCATTAGTTATTAGGCTCTGGAAGCTTTAATTAGTAATAATGCTTTAATTCAGCAGTCAGGGTGCTAGAGGATGCTTTTATGATCATAAGTCCGGCAAAGGAGGTGGAGGAACGCAGCCGCACCTGCTTGGCCGGGGGCTCCGTGTGGTGGCAGAGGCGGTGGCGGTGACGGTGACGGAGGTGGTGGCGGGGGCGGCTGGGCTCGGTCCCCTCCGGCAGCAGGACGTGGCCGTGGCAGCCTCTCTGTGTCACTGCGGCCGTGTGGGCACGGGGGGCCGATGGTGGGCACAGGTGAGGGGCGCCTGACGGGGCACCCCGTGCCTCCTGCCGCTCTCCTCTCCCGTGCACCGCCGCGCCCGGGGAGCAGGGACCTGCCTGGCTGCGGCGTTTTGGTGTGAATCCCGGCAAACCCGGGAATCTCGGGGAGTCAGGGATGCACAACATCCTCCTCATCAGCTCCCGCTGAGTGGGGTTTGCCCCCGAATCCTCCGTGTGccagaggcttttccctgtgctgcgGAGGAGAGAGCCCGGCGGAGCCCCACGGCGGGCACAGCCAAGCCCACGGGCGACCAGCCCAACGCGCCACACGCTGCTGCGAAATGTCAGCTCCTCGGCGAAGCGTGCTTTGGCAGCCACCGCGCCGCTTCCCTGCGGAAAGCTGCGcctttccttccccagggaGAATCCAGGAGCATCCCAGACACAAACGTTTTCGtgaaaaatgggatttcagcggcagcagcggcagaGTGCCCGCGGTGCTCTGTGCGTGCCGGGATAGTCGGTGGGAAACGGCGGCTTCTGGGGGGcaaactgctgaaagcagcagcgACGTGGGGAGAAGAGACCCCAGAGATtcccagccatggaaccccagaacggtttgggttggaagggaccttaaagctcatcccgttcgactcccctgccatgggcagggccaccttccactagtccaggttgccccaagtcctgtccaacccGGCAGTCGGGGACCAGGGCAGCTCCCGCGGGGACAATGGAGCCCGGCTGTGGGTGAGCTGGGAGGGTTCTGGGGGGAAAAGCACCGAAATGTGAAcgagcccagagcagctcctgtgggaccCGTTGGGGGAAATTCCTCATCTGGCGGCTGGGTGCACCCAGGTGGGCGCCCTCGGGTCAGCTGAAGgcagcttcagctctgctgaggagggTTTTTCCCTCGCTGGCTCTGGGGAAATGTGCTGAAAGcttattttggggtttttttttttttcaattttattcaAAAGCAGAAGATCGCCTCCGTCCCACGCCCGCTGCGGAGCTGCCATCTGGCTCGCTGCTACCGCGCTCGTCGCCTCAGCAGCTCGGAGCCCCCGGCCACCTCAgccgtgtccctgtcccctccctcccgcTGCCCATCGTCCCCCGCTgccggcggggctgcgggggaACGCGGGGCTGCCGGCGCCGCTGCTGCGGAGATGTCAGCGGTCCCACGGCGCTGCGGTGGGTGGGTGGGTAGTTTTGCCGTCGTGCCAACAGCCGGCAGAGCTAAAGCTGTTctccaggct containing:
- the CRYBB3 gene encoding beta-crystallin B3 isoform X1 — its product is MLRVSLPAVIPVPPALTSCNLGFPGTMTEQQSPPEQMATGEGAGERGGNYKITIYELENFQGKRCELTEELPNITEKEMEKVGSIQVESGPWLGFERQAYAGEQFVLEKGDYPRWDSWSNSHSSDSLMSIRPLQIDSADHKIHLFENVGYTGRKMEIVDDDVPSLWAHGFQDRVASVKALNGTWVGYEYPGYRGRQHVFEKGEYRHWNEWDANQPLIQSVRRVRDQQWHQRGSFENS
- the CRYBB3 gene encoding beta-crystallin B3 isoform X3 codes for the protein MTEQQSPPEQMATGEGAGERGGNYKITIYELENFQGKRCELTEELPNITEKEMEKVGSIQVESGPWLGFERQAYAGEQFVLEKGDYPRWDSWSNSHSSDSLMSIRPLQIDSADHKIHLFENVGYTGRKMEIVDDDVPSLWAHGFQDRVASVKALNGTWVGYEYPGYRGRQHVFEKGEYRHWNEWDANQPLIQSVRRVRDQQWHQRGSFENS
- the CRYBB3 gene encoding beta-crystallin B3 isoform X2 codes for the protein MDGIPWTQLLYQRSGTMTEQQSPPEQMATGEGAGERGGNYKITIYELENFQGKRCELTEELPNITEKEMEKVGSIQVESGPWLGFERQAYAGEQFVLEKGDYPRWDSWSNSHSSDSLMSIRPLQIDSADHKIHLFENVGYTGRKMEIVDDDVPSLWAHGFQDRVASVKALNGTWVGYEYPGYRGRQHVFEKGEYRHWNEWDANQPLIQSVRRVRDQQWHQRGSFENS
- the CRYBB2 gene encoding beta-crystallin B2 isoform X1 encodes the protein MMASEHQMPASKQQQASSKIAIFEQENFQGRCHELSGACPNLKEAGVDKVGSILVHSGPWVGYEQASCKGEQFVFEKGEYPRWDSWTNSRRSDSITSLRPIKVVRAPRQPLPTRQTKDSQEHKIVLYENPSFTGKKIEIIDDDVPSFHAHGYQEKVSSVRVQSGTWVGYQYPGYRGYQYLFEKGDYKDSSDFGAQHPQIQSVRRIRDMQWHQRGAYHPTN
- the CRYBB2 gene encoding beta-crystallin B2 isoform X2, which translates into the protein MMASEHQMPASKQQQASSKIAIFEQENFQGRCHELSGACPNLKEAGVDKVGSILVHSGPWVGYEQASCKGEQFVFEKGEYPRWDSWTNSRRSDSITSLRPIKVDSQEHKIVLYENPSFTGKKIEIIDDDVPSFHAHGYQEKVSSVRVQSGTWVGYQYPGYRGYQYLFEKGDYKDSSDFGAQHPQIQSVRRIRDMQWHQRGAYHPTN